The following coding sequences are from one Treponema parvum window:
- a CDS encoding DbpA RNA binding domain-containing protein: MSFKHVDEIDINLFVSILNDAVSKVKTEEDPEILTDLKKIYKKNVPFALRTYVAAYLAKQAMGSRSSSYKNRRHEGRAYSRDWKSRSQRETHNFQVKNSNAEEKESEARSPRVQIDSDLATTVFIGIGRNRRVYPRDLVGLLISVAHLDRDRIGDIRVLANYSFIQLFNEDADKVIEALNGYDYRGRKLTVSYSHQKDVNDAVRLAESEHSESFSSGINENDKLSQEDAEAYAAAEKAAADKEPFTTSSTLS; this comes from the coding sequence ATGTCTTTTAAACATGTGGATGAGATAGATATTAACTTGTTTGTTTCTATTTTAAATGATGCCGTTTCCAAAGTTAAAACGGAAGAGGATCCTGAAATTTTAACAGATCTGAAAAAAATATATAAAAAAAACGTTCCCTTTGCTCTCAGAACATACGTTGCGGCTTACCTTGCAAAGCAGGCAATGGGTTCTCGTTCATCCTCTTACAAAAACCGGCGTCACGAAGGCCGCGCATATTCCAGGGATTGGAAGTCCCGATCTCAACGCGAGACTCATAATTTTCAGGTAAAGAATTCAAACGCCGAAGAAAAAGAAAGCGAAGCCCGTTCTCCTCGAGTACAAATCGACAGCGATCTTGCAACGACCGTTTTTATCGGTATAGGACGCAACAGACGCGTTTATCCGCGCGATCTCGTGGGTCTTTTAATAAGCGTAGCTCACCTGGACCGCGACAGGATCGGCGATATCCGCGTATTGGCAAATTATTCTTTTATACAACTTTTCAACGAAGATGCGGACAAGGTAATCGAAGCTCTCAACGGTTACGACTACCGCGGACGCAAACTTACGGTAAGCTATTCGCACCAAAAAGACGTAAATGACGCCGTAAGGCTTGCCGAATCGGAGCATTCCGAAAGCTTTTCATCCGGAATAAACGAAAACGACAAGCTTTCACAGGAAGATGCCGAAGCTTACGCAGCTGCGGAAAAAGCGGCGGCCGACAAAGAACCGTTTACGACGTCTTCCACGCTTTCATAA
- a CDS encoding GNAT family N-acetyltransferase, whose protein sequence is MYFELTESIANSILAAMEDQNSFFVLDAVNGILIKKEQNTVDNDRYFFLPQWTSADGFALREQFVSDLHAPLIKDELRQILHSGRGVFKNFKTCIRQYPEIEKKWHLFKHYKMRRRLNEWYNSLREIWGLEKLAQDAEDFEIPVQNDFIFCAYDSSKDKNLILRYSRAAAGDMDENLPEEISTAFVSLWKYQFKSHDSEIGFICRTFSDEFAGCITFSQCPFPQGKTVVLTSFFVLQNFRGLGIGKELLSLSLEDLQKRNIQWVIIANIVIPDIMIPLLHRFGFEKTGSGYTAKLF, encoded by the coding sequence ATGTATTTTGAACTTACTGAAAGCATAGCAAACTCCATTCTTGCTGCGATGGAAGATCAGAATTCTTTTTTCGTCTTAGATGCCGTAAACGGAATTTTAATAAAAAAAGAACAAAATACAGTTGATAACGACAGATATTTTTTTTTACCGCAATGGACATCTGCCGACGGGTTTGCCCTTAGGGAACAATTCGTTTCCGACTTGCATGCTCCGCTCATAAAAGACGAACTTCGGCAGATCCTTCATTCCGGAAGGGGGGTGTTCAAAAACTTTAAGACCTGCATAAGACAGTACCCTGAAATCGAGAAAAAGTGGCATTTGTTCAAGCATTATAAAATGCGCCGCCGCCTTAACGAATGGTACAACTCATTGCGCGAAATCTGGGGGCTTGAAAAACTGGCTCAAGACGCGGAGGACTTTGAAATCCCCGTTCAAAACGATTTTATATTTTGCGCATACGATTCGTCAAAGGACAAGAATTTGATACTGCGTTACAGCCGGGCAGCCGCAGGCGATATGGACGAAAACCTGCCGGAAGAAATAAGCACGGCGTTTGTATCTTTATGGAAGTATCAATTCAAATCGCATGATTCTGAAATCGGCTTCATATGCAGAACCTTTTCCGACGAATTTGCAGGCTGCATAACGTTTTCACAATGTCCGTTTCCTCAGGGAAAAACGGTCGTACTTACGTCTTTTTTTGTTTTACAAAATTTCCGCGGACTCGGGATAGGTAAGGAACTTTTATCGCTGAGTCTTGAAGACTTGCAAAAGCGGAATATTCAATGGGTGATCATCGCGAATATCGTAATTCCCGATATCATGATCCCCTTATTGCATCGGTTCGGTTTTGAAAAGACCGGTTCCGGATACACTGCAAAACTATTTTAA
- a CDS encoding ATP-dependent Clp protease proteolytic subunit, translating into MNGMYGTVFNKEEDDDEKNKKSADPLMEKFLKTRQIILSGEINKDLAEKIVRQLLLLEADNKNAICMYIDSPGGDVDAGFAIFDMIRFIDAPVCLIGMGLIASAAALVLLAVPKERRIGLPDSRYLIHQPLSGIKGVATDIEIHAQEMAKTRAKLNKLIADETGKPLAQVEKDTDRDYWLTATDAKEYGLISSIVSTRADLKKII; encoded by the coding sequence ATGAACGGTATGTATGGCACTGTCTTCAATAAAGAAGAAGATGACGACGAAAAAAACAAAAAATCCGCCGATCCGTTAATGGAAAAATTCCTAAAGACAAGGCAGATAATTCTTTCAGGCGAAATAAATAAGGATCTGGCGGAAAAGATAGTCAGACAGCTGCTTTTGCTTGAAGCGGACAACAAAAACGCTATCTGTATGTACATAGATTCTCCGGGCGGCGACGTCGACGCAGGCTTTGCGATATTTGACATGATTCGTTTTATAGACGCCCCCGTATGCCTTATCGGTATGGGACTCATTGCAAGCGCGGCAGCCCTCGTACTCTTAGCGGTACCCAAAGAGCGCCGTATAGGGCTGCCGGACAGCCGATACCTCATACATCAGCCGCTGTCCGGGATAAAAGGAGTGGCGACCGATATAGAAATCCACGCGCAGGAAATGGCAAAAACGCGCGCAAAGCTGAATAAGCTGATCGCAGACGAAACGGGAAAGCCACTGGCTCAAGTTGAAAAAGACACCGATCGTGATTATTGGCTTACCGCGACGGATGCAAAAGAATACGGCCTTATAAGTTCCATAGTTTCAACGCGTGCGGACTTAAAAAAGATAATCTAG
- a CDS encoding epoxyqueuosine reductase QueH — MNLARQASEIQVSEAERKKKSQNRSAKINYNAVMEKLIAGLEGKKASLLLHACCGPCSTACLEKISLFFEISVYFYNPNIYPFEEYEKRRDEIFKFVEKLNFATGREIRILEGGYDKDDYDRAIRIEECPELAFEAERGERCRRCYEFRMKKAFEYAAENNFDFFATTLTLSPYKDSDKVNEIGRLLDEQAVKNGLELRYLYSDFKKKNGYLRSIEISKEYGVYRQDYCGCVYSLSSNAAGIVAERPQRL; from the coding sequence ATGAATTTGGCACGGCAAGCATCCGAAATCCAAGTATCCGAAGCGGAACGCAAAAAAAAATCTCAAAACCGTAGCGCAAAGATAAATTACAATGCAGTGATGGAAAAACTCATAGCCGGCCTTGAAGGAAAAAAAGCTTCACTTTTACTGCACGCCTGCTGCGGGCCGTGCAGTACGGCTTGCCTGGAAAAAATTTCTTTGTTTTTTGAAATAAGCGTGTATTTTTATAACCCGAATATTTATCCATTTGAAGAATATGAAAAACGCAGGGACGAGATATTTAAATTTGTCGAAAAGCTGAACTTCGCTACGGGACGGGAGATACGGATTTTGGAAGGCGGCTACGATAAAGACGATTATGACAGGGCGATAAGAATCGAAGAATGCCCGGAACTTGCTTTTGAGGCCGAGCGCGGCGAACGATGCCGAAGGTGTTACGAATTCCGGATGAAAAAGGCTTTTGAATATGCCGCCGAAAATAATTTTGATTTTTTTGCGACTACTTTGACTTTAAGCCCTTATAAAGATTCCGACAAGGTGAACGAAATAGGCAGGCTGCTTGACGAGCAGGCCGTAAAAAACGGACTTGAATTGAGGTATCTTTATTCGGATTTTAAGAAAAAAAACGGATACCTAAGGTCAATAGAGATTTCCAAAGAGTACGGGGTGTACAGGCAGGATTATTGCGGCTGCGTGTATTCGCTCTCTTCAAATGCGGCAGGGATCGTCGCGGAAAGACCGCAGCGGCTTTAG
- a CDS encoding type II toxin-antitoxin system VapB family antitoxin, with the protein MRTTLDLSDTLLEEAMTLTKITTKTEVITQALENLIQKEKVQKLKDYYGKLDLNIDLKTLRKRT; encoded by the coding sequence ATGAGAACAACGCTGGATCTGTCCGATACCTTGCTTGAAGAAGCGATGACATTGACAAAAATTACGACAAAAACGGAGGTTATAACACAAGCGCTTGAAAATTTGATACAAAAAGAAAAAGTTCAAAAACTGAAAGACTATTACGGCAAACTTGATTTGAATATCGACTTAAAAACGCTGAGAAAAAGGACATAA
- a CDS encoding PIN domain-containing protein, producing the protein MVLVDTSVWIEYFRGSARSAVLKELIHNNMLCINNLVLAELLPFINLKKEYELKQLLLAIKRIELEIDWNEIIDMQTRNLLYGINKVGIPDLIIAQNAINNNLFLFSFDKHFGLMRNLFALKIFAEE; encoded by the coding sequence ATGGTATTGGTCGATACTTCCGTCTGGATAGAATATTTTAGAGGCTCTGCACGCTCTGCCGTGCTCAAAGAGTTGATACATAATAATATGCTTTGTATCAATAATCTTGTGCTTGCCGAATTGCTTCCTTTTATTAATTTGAAAAAAGAATATGAGTTGAAACAGCTCTTGCTTGCAATTAAACGAATAGAACTCGAAATAGACTGGAACGAGATTATCGATATGCAGACCCGAAATCTATTGTACGGTATAAACAAAGTCGGTATTCCCGATTTAATCATTGCTCAAAATGCCATTAACAATAATCTTTTTTTGTTTTCGTTTGACAAACATTTCGGTCTTATGCGCAATTTGTTTGCTCTTAAAATATTTGCGGAAGAATAA
- the mazG gene encoding nucleoside triphosphate pyrophosphohydrolase produces MKDAPQINKKIQKEAVEAASYKRLSDTVKCLRDKDGCPWDIKQTPLSMRTDLAEETFEAIDAISEQDTEHAKEELGDVFLNAVMIAYMYEQEGSFTVADVLDAVTEKIIRRHPHVFKTSSGSTCVTKTPDTPEEVLVQWDSIKESIEGRKSEKSILDQIPKGFPPLLKAYKMQKKAAKKGFDWDSPHSVLKKVKEELEEVLEAQKSVLKARAAFKEGDKPLTIASTPQADKAQLNLEEEVGDLLFSVVNYSRHLGVDPFIALSRTNEKFYKRFSFVEQKMKESNMEMDPSRLKEMDRFWDEAKAQDL; encoded by the coding sequence ATGAAAGACGCACCGCAAATAAATAAAAAAATACAAAAAGAAGCAGTTGAAGCGGCTTCGTATAAACGACTTTCAGACACCGTAAAATGCCTTAGGGACAAAGACGGATGCCCGTGGGACATAAAGCAAACTCCCCTTTCCATGCGCACGGATCTCGCAGAAGAAACATTCGAAGCCATAGACGCAATAAGCGAACAGGATACGGAACACGCAAAAGAAGAGCTGGGCGACGTATTTCTTAACGCCGTTATGATCGCCTACATGTACGAACAAGAAGGCAGTTTTACCGTCGCGGACGTTTTGGACGCGGTTACGGAAAAAATAATCCGTCGTCATCCTCACGTATTTAAAACAAGCAGCGGCAGCACCTGCGTAACAAAAACGCCCGACACGCCGGAGGAAGTCCTTGTTCAATGGGACAGCATAAAAGAGAGCATAGAAGGCCGCAAAAGCGAAAAATCCATACTGGATCAAATTCCCAAAGGCTTTCCGCCTCTTTTAAAAGCCTATAAAATGCAAAAAAAGGCCGCAAAAAAAGGATTCGACTGGGACAGCCCCCATTCCGTTCTTAAAAAAGTCAAAGAAGAATTGGAAGAAGTTTTAGAAGCGCAAAAATCCGTTCTGAAAGCAAGAGCGGCCTTTAAAGAAGGCGACAAACCCCTAACCATAGCTTCCACGCCTCAGGCGGACAAAGCCCAGCTTAACCTCGAAGAAGAAGTTGGAGACCTTTTATTCTCCGTGGTCAACTATTCGCGTCATCTCGGCGTGGATCCCTTCATCGCCCTTTCCCGCACAAACGAAAAATTTTATAAACGCTTTTCTTTTGTCGAACAAAAAATGAAAGAATCAAATATGGAAATGGATCCGAGCCGCCTTAAAGAAATGGATCGCTTTTGGGATGAGGCAAAGGCGCAAGACCTGTAA